In one Rhodococcus sp. B50 genomic region, the following are encoded:
- the cysD gene encoding sulfate adenylyltransferase subunit CysD: MTLTDTNPTEARTLLDGNRFDTLDALESEAIHVFREVAGEFERPVILFSGGKDSTVLLHLAIKAFWPAPLPFALLHVDTGHNLPEVLEFRDHVVSKYNLRLHVASVEDYLADGRLTERPDGIRNPLQTVPLLDAISENRFDAVFGGGRRDEERSRAKERIFSLRNAFGQWDPKRQRPELWNLYNGRHAPGEHVRVFPLSNFTELDIWRYIARENVELASIYYTHERPVYRRDGMWMTPGVWGGPAEGEQLEVRSVRYRTVGDGSTTGAILSEASTNEEILAEVAASRLTERGATRGDDRVSEAAMEDRKREGYF, encoded by the coding sequence ATGACACTCACCGATACGAATCCCACCGAAGCCCGGACGTTGCTGGACGGCAACCGGTTCGACACCCTCGATGCCCTCGAGTCGGAGGCGATCCACGTCTTCCGCGAGGTCGCCGGCGAGTTCGAACGTCCCGTCATCCTGTTCTCCGGAGGCAAGGACTCCACCGTCCTGCTGCATCTGGCGATCAAGGCATTCTGGCCCGCGCCGCTGCCGTTCGCTCTGCTGCACGTCGACACCGGCCACAACCTGCCCGAGGTCCTCGAGTTCCGCGACCACGTGGTCTCGAAGTACAACCTGCGGCTCCACGTCGCGAGCGTCGAGGACTATCTCGCCGACGGCCGGCTCACCGAGCGTCCCGACGGCATCCGCAACCCGCTGCAGACCGTGCCGCTGCTCGACGCGATCTCGGAGAACCGGTTCGACGCCGTCTTCGGCGGAGGCCGCCGCGACGAGGAGCGTTCGCGCGCCAAGGAGCGGATCTTCTCCCTGCGCAACGCCTTCGGCCAGTGGGATCCGAAGCGTCAGCGCCCCGAGCTGTGGAATCTGTACAACGGGCGGCACGCACCCGGTGAGCATGTGCGCGTCTTCCCGCTCAGCAACTTCACCGAGCTCGACATCTGGCGCTACATCGCCCGTGAGAACGTCGAACTGGCGAGCATCTACTACACGCACGAGCGTCCCGTCTACCGCCGTGACGGTATGTGGATGACCCCGGGTGTCTGGGGCGGACCGGCCGAGGGTGAACAGCTCGAGGTGCGTTCGGTGCGCTACCGCACCGTCGGCGACGGTTCGACCACCGGCGCGATCCTGTCCGAGGCCTCCACGAACGAGGAGATCCTCGCCGAGGTCGCGGCATCACGACTGACCGAGCGCGGCGCCACGCGCGGCGACGACCGGGTTTCCGAAGCGGCGATGGAAGACCGCAAGCGAGAGGGCTACTTCTGA
- a CDS encoding phosphoadenylyl-sulfate reductase, whose amino-acid sequence MTIDTNIDELRSIAAQGAAELEGASAQELLRWTDETFGVPTDSGRSGYIVASNMQDGVLVHLAAQQRPGVDVLFLDTGYHFAETLGTRDAVAQVYGVNIVNAQAQQSVAEQDALLGKDLFARDPNECCRLRKVVPLTESLKGYRAWVTGIRRVEAPTRANAPLVSFDDAFGLVKINPIAAWSDEDMQNYIDEHGILVNPLVDEGYPSIGCAPCTTKPLPGADPRSGRWAGRAKTECGLHAS is encoded by the coding sequence ATGACGATCGACACGAACATCGACGAGCTCCGGAGTATTGCCGCGCAGGGGGCGGCAGAGCTCGAGGGTGCGTCGGCGCAGGAACTCCTGCGGTGGACGGACGAGACGTTCGGCGTCCCCACCGACAGCGGGCGCAGCGGCTACATCGTCGCGTCCAACATGCAGGACGGGGTCCTGGTCCATCTCGCCGCGCAGCAGCGTCCCGGTGTGGACGTGCTGTTTCTCGACACCGGCTACCACTTCGCCGAGACGCTCGGCACGCGTGACGCGGTGGCGCAGGTGTACGGCGTGAACATCGTCAACGCGCAGGCGCAGCAGTCCGTCGCCGAGCAGGACGCCCTGCTCGGCAAGGACCTGTTCGCCCGCGATCCGAACGAGTGCTGCCGCCTGCGCAAGGTGGTGCCGCTGACGGAGAGCCTGAAGGGTTACCGCGCATGGGTGACCGGCATCCGCCGCGTCGAGGCCCCCACACGCGCGAACGCTCCGCTCGTCTCCTTCGACGACGCGTTCGGACTGGTGAAGATCAATCCGATCGCGGCATGGTCCGACGAGGACATGCAGAACTACATCGACGAACACGGGATCCTCGTCAATCCCCTCGTCGACGAGGGCTACCCGTCCATCGGGTGCGCCCCGTGCACCACCAAACCACTTCCCGGAGCCGATCCGCGCAGCGGGCGCTGGGCCGGCCGAGCCAAGACCGAATGCGGGTTGCACGCCTCATGA
- a CDS encoding nitrite/sulfite reductase yields MSSTTDVTPADESAKPARRAARPAKRRAEGQWALGYREPLNANEQAKKDDNPLNVRRRIEDIYAHTGFDGIDKSDLRGRFRWWGLYTQREQGYDGTYTGDENIDLLEAKYFMMRVRCDAGALNVAQLRTIAGISTEFGRDTADLSDRENVQYHWIEVENVPEIWRRLESVGLKTTEACGDCPRVVLGSPLAGESLDEIIDGTPAIDEIVRRYIGNPEYSNLPRKFKTAISGQQDVVHEINDVAFIGVEHPEHGPGFDLWVGGGLSTNPMLAQRVGAWVPLHEVADVWEGVVAIFRDYGYRRLRSKARLKFLIKDWGIEKFREVLETEYLKRPLIDGPAPAAPERPIDHVGVQKLRNGLNAVGVAPIAGRVSGTILSAVADAAERAGSDRIRFTPYQKLIVLDVADDKIEQLVTELEALGLPASPSPWRKNLMACTGIEFCKLSFVETRKRSQALVPELEERLADINAQLDVPVTININGCPNSCARSQIADIGFKGQLVDDGEGNQVEGFQVHLGGALGFDAKFGRKLRQHKVTSAELGDYIERVVRNFVKERTEGERFGEWVVRAEEADLR; encoded by the coding sequence ATGTCGTCGACCACCGACGTCACTCCCGCCGACGAGTCGGCCAAGCCCGCACGCCGCGCTGCGCGACCTGCCAAGCGCCGCGCCGAGGGACAGTGGGCCCTCGGTTACCGGGAGCCGCTCAACGCGAACGAGCAGGCGAAGAAGGACGACAATCCGCTCAACGTCCGTCGGCGTATCGAGGACATCTACGCGCACACCGGTTTCGACGGAATCGACAAGAGCGACCTGCGCGGCCGGTTCCGCTGGTGGGGTCTGTACACCCAGCGGGAGCAGGGTTACGACGGCACCTACACCGGTGACGAGAACATCGACCTGCTCGAGGCGAAGTACTTCATGATGCGGGTGCGCTGCGACGCCGGTGCCCTGAATGTGGCCCAGCTGCGGACGATCGCCGGTATCTCCACCGAGTTCGGCCGCGACACCGCCGACCTGTCCGACCGCGAGAACGTCCAGTACCACTGGATCGAGGTCGAGAACGTCCCGGAGATCTGGCGGCGCCTCGAATCGGTCGGTCTGAAGACCACCGAAGCGTGCGGCGACTGCCCCCGCGTCGTCCTCGGTTCGCCGCTCGCCGGTGAGTCGCTCGACGAGATCATCGACGGCACCCCGGCGATCGACGAAATCGTGCGCCGCTACATCGGCAACCCCGAATACTCGAACCTGCCGCGCAAGTTCAAGACCGCGATCTCCGGCCAGCAGGACGTCGTGCACGAGATCAACGACGTCGCCTTCATCGGCGTCGAGCACCCCGAGCACGGCCCCGGTTTCGACCTGTGGGTCGGCGGCGGTCTGTCCACCAACCCGATGCTCGCGCAGCGGGTCGGCGCGTGGGTTCCGTTGCACGAGGTCGCCGACGTGTGGGAAGGCGTCGTTGCGATCTTCCGCGACTACGGCTACCGCCGGCTGCGGTCCAAGGCGCGCCTGAAGTTCCTCATCAAGGACTGGGGCATCGAGAAGTTCCGCGAGGTGCTCGAGACCGAGTACCTGAAGCGTCCGCTGATCGACGGTCCGGCCCCGGCCGCTCCCGAGCGTCCGATCGACCACGTCGGCGTCCAGAAGCTGCGCAACGGCCTCAACGCCGTGGGTGTCGCCCCGATCGCCGGCCGTGTCTCGGGCACGATCCTGTCCGCGGTGGCCGACGCCGCCGAGCGTGCCGGCTCCGACCGGATCCGGTTCACGCCCTACCAGAAGCTCATCGTGCTCGACGTCGCCGACGACAAGATCGAGCAGCTCGTCACCGAGCTCGAGGCGCTGGGCCTGCCGGCCTCGCCGTCGCCGTGGCGCAAGAACCTCATGGCCTGCACGGGAATCGAGTTCTGCAAGCTGTCCTTCGTCGAGACGCGCAAGCGTTCGCAGGCCCTGGTGCCCGAACTCGAGGAGCGGCTCGCCGACATCAACGCGCAGCTCGACGTTCCGGTCACGATCAACATCAACGGCTGCCCCAACTCGTGCGCGCGCTCCCAGATCGCCGACATCGGCTTCAAGGGCCAGCTCGTCGACGACGGTGAGGGCAACCAGGTCGAGGGATTCCAGGTGCACCTCGGCGGTGCGCTGGGCTTCGACGCGAAGTTCGGGCGCAAACTGCGCCAGCACAAGGTCACCAGCGCCGAGCTCGGCGACTACATCGAGCGGGTGGTGCGCAACTTCGTCAAGGAACGCACCGAAGGCGAGCGTTTCGGCGAGTGGGTCGTCCGGGCCGAGGAGGCCGACCTGCGATGA
- the hemW gene encoding radical SAM family heme chaperone HemW, translated as MGIAGRPAGLELPAPALAGVGTRPFGVYVHVPFCATRCGYCDFNTYTAGELGSAASPQSWLEGLRRELDAGARLLSDGGRRAPAAETVFVGGGTPSLLGADGLAQVLDAVRDSFGLAPGAEVTTESNPESTSTPFFSAIREAGYTRLSLGMQSAAPHVLAVLDRTHTPGRPVAAAKEARAAGFEHVNLDLIYGTPGERDADLDASLDAVLEAGVDHVSAYALIVEDGTALARRVRRGELPAPDDDVLAARYERIDARLAEAGMTWYEVSNWAKADDPSARCAHNLGYWDGGDWWGAGPGAHSHVGGVRWWNVKHPARYASTLADGVLPVAGSEHLTAEDRHTELVMLTVRLRTGLPLSELDDGERDAARTVVADGLAVLCDEHLVLTDRGRLLADAVVRTVLLGAD; from the coding sequence ATCGGTATCGCGGGTCGTCCGGCCGGTCTCGAACTTCCCGCTCCGGCGCTCGCCGGGGTGGGGACGCGACCGTTCGGCGTGTACGTGCACGTGCCCTTCTGCGCGACCCGCTGCGGCTACTGCGACTTCAACACCTACACGGCCGGTGAGCTCGGCAGCGCCGCCTCGCCGCAGTCCTGGCTCGAGGGCCTGCGCCGCGAACTCGATGCGGGCGCCCGGTTGCTCTCGGACGGCGGACGACGGGCCCCCGCCGCCGAGACGGTCTTCGTCGGTGGTGGTACCCCGTCGCTGCTCGGCGCGGACGGGCTCGCGCAGGTGCTCGATGCGGTCCGCGACTCGTTCGGGCTCGCACCCGGCGCCGAGGTGACCACCGAATCCAACCCCGAGTCGACCTCCACGCCGTTCTTCTCGGCCATCCGGGAGGCCGGATACACCCGCCTGTCGCTGGGCATGCAGTCCGCGGCACCGCACGTGCTGGCGGTTCTGGACCGCACCCACACACCGGGGCGGCCGGTCGCGGCGGCGAAGGAAGCGCGCGCGGCCGGGTTCGAGCACGTCAACCTCGATCTGATCTACGGCACACCGGGCGAGCGCGACGCCGACCTCGACGCCTCCCTCGACGCGGTGCTCGAGGCAGGCGTCGACCACGTCTCGGCGTACGCGCTCATCGTCGAGGACGGCACCGCGCTCGCTCGCCGTGTGCGTCGAGGCGAGCTGCCCGCCCCCGACGACGACGTACTCGCCGCGCGCTACGAGCGGATCGACGCGCGACTCGCCGAGGCGGGTATGACCTGGTACGAGGTGTCGAACTGGGCGAAGGCGGACGACCCGTCGGCCCGCTGCGCGCACAACCTCGGCTACTGGGACGGTGGCGACTGGTGGGGCGCCGGACCGGGGGCGCACAGCCACGTCGGCGGTGTGCGCTGGTGGAACGTCAAGCACCCCGCCCGCTACGCGTCGACCCTCGCCGACGGAGTCCTGCCCGTGGCGGGCAGCGAACACCTCACGGCCGAGGACCGGCACACCGAACTCGTGATGCTCACCGTCCGGCTGCGGACGGGTCTGCCGCTCTCGGAGCTCGACGACGGGGAACGAGACGCCGCGCGCACGGTCGTCGCCGACGGGCTGGCGGTGCTGTGCGACGAGCATCTCGTGCTGACCGACCGGGGGCGTCTGCTCGCCGACGCGGTCGTGCGCACCGTCCTGCTCGGAGCGGACTAG
- a CDS encoding type II toxin-antitoxin system VapB family antitoxin, whose protein sequence is MIFKGVRDGKPYPDHGLSLRDWSRIPPRQVRLDEIVTTTKVLELDRLLSEDSTFYGDLFPHAVQWQGVLYLEDGLHRAVQSALRNRPVLHVRVFEYDALIPSGDTSSDDRARRLDEPSLPDLPLPERP, encoded by the coding sequence ATGATCTTCAAGGGCGTCCGGGACGGCAAGCCGTATCCCGATCACGGACTGTCTCTGCGCGACTGGTCGAGGATTCCGCCCCGTCAGGTGCGCCTCGACGAGATCGTCACGACCACGAAGGTTCTCGAACTCGACCGGCTTTTGTCGGAGGATTCGACCTTCTACGGCGATCTGTTCCCACACGCCGTCCAGTGGCAGGGCGTGCTGTATCTCGAGGACGGACTCCACCGGGCGGTGCAGTCCGCGCTGCGGAACCGGCCGGTGCTGCACGTCCGGGTGTTCGAGTACGACGCTCTCATCCCGTCCGGCGATACGTCGTCCGACGACCGTGCGCGCAGGCTCGACGAGCCGTCGCTGCCCGATCTGCCACTGCCCGAGCGGCCCTGA
- the hrcA gene encoding heat-inducible transcriptional repressor HrcA: protein MSSTEERRFKVLRAIVADYVSTKEPIGSKTLVDRHNLGVSSATVRNDMAVLEAEGYITQTHTSSGRVPTDKGYRQFVDRIAEVKPLSSAERRAILQFLESGVDLDDVLRRAVRLLAQLTRQVAVVQYPTLSASSVRHLEVVGLTPARLLLVLITDSGRVDQRIVELGDVIDEDGLSRLRELLGGALAGKRLAAASVAVTELADNAPEDLRDALIRCTTVLVETLVEHPEERLVLGGTANLTRNAADFDGHGMVPGSLRTVLEALEEQVVVLKLLASSQDAGRVTVRIGEETQFEEMRTTSVVSTGYGAAGTVFGGLGVLGPTRMDYPGTIASVATVARYIGEVLGER from the coding sequence TTGTCGAGTACCGAGGAGCGGAGATTCAAGGTCTTGCGCGCCATCGTGGCGGATTATGTGTCCACCAAGGAGCCGATCGGCTCCAAGACTCTCGTCGACCGGCACAATCTCGGTGTATCCAGCGCCACGGTCCGCAACGACATGGCTGTGCTCGAAGCCGAGGGATACATCACACAGACCCACACGAGTTCCGGGCGCGTACCCACCGACAAGGGATACCGCCAGTTCGTCGACAGGATCGCCGAGGTCAAGCCGCTCTCCTCGGCCGAGCGTCGCGCGATCCTGCAGTTCCTCGAATCCGGCGTCGACCTCGACGATGTGCTGCGACGCGCGGTGCGGCTGCTCGCACAACTCACCCGTCAGGTCGCGGTCGTGCAGTATCCGACGCTCTCGGCGTCGTCCGTGCGACACCTCGAGGTGGTCGGGCTGACACCGGCGCGGCTGCTGCTCGTGCTCATCACCGATTCGGGTCGCGTGGATCAGCGGATCGTCGAACTCGGCGACGTGATCGACGAGGACGGCCTGTCGCGGCTGCGTGAGCTGCTCGGCGGGGCACTGGCCGGCAAGCGGCTCGCTGCCGCGTCCGTCGCGGTCACCGAGCTCGCCGACAACGCACCGGAGGACCTGCGCGACGCGCTCATCCGGTGCACCACGGTGCTGGTGGAAACCCTCGTCGAGCACCCCGAGGAACGCCTCGTGCTCGGCGGCACCGCCAACCTCACCCGCAACGCCGCGGACTTCGACGGCCACGGGATGGTGCCGGGATCGTTGCGCACGGTCCTCGAAGCGCTGGAGGAACAGGTCGTGGTGCTGAAGCTGCTCGCGTCCAGCCAGGACGCCGGCCGGGTCACCGTCCGCATCGGTGAGGAGACCCAGTTCGAGGAGATGCGCACCACCTCCGTCGTGTCCACCGGTTACGGTGCCGCGGGTACGGTCTTCGGTGGTCTGGGAGTGCTCGGCCCCACCCGGATGGACTATCCGGGAACCATCGCATCGGTCGCCACCGTTGCGAGATATATCGGTGAGGTGCTCGGCGAACGCTGA
- the dnaJ gene encoding molecular chaperone DnaJ — protein MARDYYGTLGVSKNATDQEIKRAYRKLAREHHPDVNPDESAQKRFQEISAAYEVLSDPEKRRIVDLGGDPLEPGGGGAGGFGGAGFGGGLGDVFEAFFGGGAGGSRGPRGRVQPGADSLLRTRLTLEECARGVTKTVTVDTAILCDSCTGSGTHGDSKPVRCETCGGAGEVQSVQRSFLGQVMTSRPCPTCRGVGETIPDPCRKCGGDGRVRARREITVKVPAGVGNGMRIRLAAQGEVGPGGGPAGDLYVEVLEQQHEVFVRDGDDLHCTIRVPMVDAALGTKVTVDTILDGPTEITVDPGTQPGSVSVLRGHGMPKLRSGTRGDLHAHLEVVVPTRIDHKQTKLLEDLRRHSDRERVEVVTTGSQNSGGLFSRLRDAFSAR, from the coding sequence GTGGCACGGGACTACTACGGGACGCTCGGCGTGTCCAAGAACGCGACCGACCAGGAGATCAAACGGGCGTACCGCAAGTTGGCGCGCGAGCACCACCCCGACGTGAACCCAGACGAGTCGGCGCAGAAGCGTTTCCAGGAGATCTCGGCCGCCTACGAGGTGCTGTCGGATCCCGAGAAACGACGCATCGTCGACCTCGGCGGCGATCCGCTCGAACCCGGTGGCGGCGGCGCCGGTGGCTTCGGTGGCGCCGGTTTCGGTGGCGGACTCGGCGACGTCTTCGAGGCGTTCTTCGGTGGCGGAGCAGGCGGATCCCGCGGTCCTCGCGGCCGCGTCCAGCCCGGCGCCGACTCGCTGCTCCGCACCCGACTGACCCTCGAGGAATGCGCCCGCGGCGTCACCAAGACGGTCACCGTCGACACCGCGATCCTGTGCGACTCGTGCACCGGCTCCGGTACCCACGGCGACTCGAAGCCCGTGCGATGCGAGACCTGCGGCGGTGCCGGTGAGGTCCAGTCGGTACAGCGCTCCTTCCTCGGCCAGGTCATGACGTCCCGGCCCTGCCCGACCTGCCGGGGTGTCGGTGAGACCATCCCGGATCCCTGCCGCAAGTGCGGCGGCGACGGTCGCGTGCGCGCCCGCCGCGAGATCACCGTCAAGGTGCCTGCCGGTGTGGGCAACGGCATGCGCATCCGCCTCGCGGCCCAGGGCGAGGTCGGCCCCGGCGGCGGTCCCGCGGGCGATCTCTACGTCGAGGTGCTCGAACAGCAGCACGAGGTCTTCGTCCGCGACGGTGACGACCTGCACTGCACCATCCGGGTGCCCATGGTCGATGCGGCGCTCGGCACCAAGGTGACGGTCGACACGATCCTCGACGGCCCCACCGAGATCACCGTCGATCCCGGCACCCAGCCCGGTTCGGTCTCGGTGCTGCGCGGTCACGGCATGCCGAAGCTGCGGTCGGGCACGCGCGGCGACCTGCACGCCCATCTCGAGGTCGTGGTGCCCACCCGGATCGATCACAAGCAGACCAAGCTGCTCGAGGATCTGCGCCGGCACAGCGACCGCGAGCGTGTCGAGGTCGTGACGACCGGTTCGCAGAACTCCGGCGGCCTGTTCTCGCGTCTGCGCGACGCGTTCAGCGCCCGCTAG
- a CDS encoding 16S rRNA (uracil(1498)-N(3))-methyltransferase: MAATLFYLDPLPAEGRTAVLDGKEGRHAATVRRIAVGERLVLSDGAGEVADVEVTAVAKDRLEAVVLGRRVVDPPRPSVTVVQALPKSDRSELAVELATEAGADEFVPWQSARCVARWDAKADKGVAKWQAVATSAAKQSRRARVPTVDALHRTPEVVARVRSAVERGDVVAVLHESATTPFADLPVRDADSLTLIVGPEGGLDDAEVHALVDVGAVAVGLGPTVLRTSTAAAVALGAIGVLTDRWRTRPLH; this comes from the coding sequence GTGGCCGCGACACTGTTCTACCTCGACCCGTTGCCCGCCGAAGGGCGGACAGCGGTGCTCGACGGCAAGGAGGGCCGCCACGCCGCCACGGTGCGCCGCATCGCGGTCGGTGAACGGCTCGTGTTGTCCGACGGTGCGGGTGAGGTCGCCGACGTCGAAGTCACCGCGGTGGCGAAGGATCGGCTCGAAGCCGTCGTGCTCGGTCGTCGTGTCGTCGACCCGCCGCGTCCGAGCGTGACCGTCGTGCAGGCGTTGCCGAAGTCGGACCGGTCCGAACTCGCCGTCGAACTGGCCACCGAGGCCGGGGCCGACGAGTTCGTGCCGTGGCAGTCGGCGCGTTGTGTCGCTCGATGGGATGCCAAGGCGGACAAGGGTGTTGCAAAGTGGCAGGCGGTCGCGACCTCGGCGGCCAAGCAGTCGCGGCGCGCGCGTGTGCCCACGGTCGACGCGTTGCACCGCACCCCCGAGGTCGTCGCCCGCGTCCGGTCGGCCGTCGAGCGCGGCGACGTCGTCGCGGTGCTGCACGAATCCGCGACCACACCTTTCGCCGACCTGCCGGTGCGCGACGCCGATTCGCTGACTCTGATCGTCGGTCCCGAAGGCGGACTCGACGACGCGGAGGTCCACGCCCTCGTCGACGTGGGGGCGGTGGCAGTCGGCCTCGGCCCCACGGTGCTGCGTACCTCGACCGCGGCGGCAGTCGCACTCGGAGCGATCGGCGTGCTCACCGACCGGTGGCGCACCCGGCCCCTGCACTGA
- a CDS encoding alpha/beta hydrolase family protein, with translation MARTKIAYGPHSQQFGHVFLPDPETVTGPVPVVMVVHGGSWHGRYQLTLGTALAVDLARRGVVAWNVEYRRLEAGGAWDEMSADVVAAFETIFTEVVPHAQRAGIEVDVDRVRLVGHSAGGQLAVWLAGENTSVRPEFVVSQAGALDLVTAGERGRRVQAFEALFGASYADAPERYRSASPTHRVPIGVPVAVLHGTTDEQVPVSVAHRYAGAAATAGDPVSLELVDGDDHVAFLNRTTRSWERSLELLTAPSVADLGIAAGAGAESAGE, from the coding sequence TTGGCTCGTACGAAAATCGCGTATGGCCCCCACTCGCAGCAGTTCGGGCACGTCTTCCTGCCCGACCCCGAGACGGTGACGGGGCCCGTTCCCGTCGTCATGGTCGTCCACGGGGGGTCGTGGCACGGTCGCTACCAGCTCACCCTGGGCACGGCGCTCGCCGTCGACCTCGCCCGTCGCGGTGTGGTGGCGTGGAACGTCGAGTACCGACGCCTCGAGGCCGGGGGCGCGTGGGACGAGATGTCCGCGGACGTGGTCGCGGCGTTCGAGACGATCTTCACCGAGGTCGTTCCGCACGCGCAGCGCGCCGGCATCGAGGTCGACGTCGACCGTGTCCGGCTCGTCGGTCACTCGGCGGGAGGTCAGCTGGCGGTGTGGCTCGCCGGTGAGAACACGTCGGTGCGGCCTGAATTCGTGGTCTCGCAGGCAGGAGCACTCGACCTCGTCACGGCCGGGGAGCGAGGTCGCCGTGTGCAGGCGTTCGAGGCGCTCTTCGGTGCGTCCTACGCGGATGCGCCGGAGCGCTACCGCTCGGCCTCACCCACGCACCGGGTGCCGATCGGTGTGCCGGTCGCGGTGCTGCACGGCACCACCGACGAGCAGGTTCCGGTGAGCGTCGCGCACCGCTACGCCGGGGCGGCCGCGACAGCGGGGGATCCGGTGTCGCTGGAACTGGTCGACGGAGACGACCACGTCGCCTTCCTGAACCGCACGACTCGCTCCTGGGAGCGATCTCTCGAACTGCTCACCGCTCCGTCAGTCGCCGACCTCGGCATCGCTGCGGGAGCGGGCGCGGAGTCCGCGGGGGAGTAG
- a CDS encoding MFS transporter, whose translation MTTAVIRSGGSAAKEPYRLRWAGLAVLCLSLLIVVMANTSLIVAAPGMLRDLQLTSADMQWIIDGYTVPYAALMLLFGVLGDRYGRRRALLAGLAAFAVGAVYGSLADSAADVIVARIVMGVGAAVIMPATLSLLVAMFPVRERARAIAAWAATSGLAIALGPLLAGWLLESNSWGSTFLINVPIAAFAAIAAVILVPASKADDLTRTDWIGGALSVLALGGIVYAIIEGFHFGWGTEVIATTVGSVVAAVLFVVWELRHPRPLLDLHRVADRTVGGACVAVLLLFLVAFGAIYFVAQQFQFVLGYGPLETGLRLLPLAVTVSLGAALSGRLAPRLGARILVGAGMIAAAAGILALTVTDTGSGFTPFLISLLLLGLGIGLATPPSTDLIMGGFPDSDLGAAGGLNDTAVEFGGSLGIAVLGSILATTYHREISGFLDGLPLADLTGPMADQAAMAIEASGDSVGGAAIVAEELAANPFAASYAQPLLDASSAAFAQAISSASLVAGIVLLLGAATVTALLPRGLRARSRSDAEVGD comes from the coding sequence ATGACCACTGCTGTCATTCGATCAGGAGGGAGCGCAGCGAAGGAACCTTACCGGCTGCGCTGGGCAGGACTCGCGGTGCTGTGCCTGAGCCTGCTCATCGTCGTGATGGCGAACACCTCACTCATCGTCGCCGCGCCCGGAATGCTGCGCGACCTGCAGCTCACCAGCGCCGACATGCAGTGGATCATCGACGGCTACACCGTCCCCTACGCCGCGCTGATGCTGCTGTTCGGCGTGCTCGGCGACCGGTACGGGCGACGACGCGCGCTGCTGGCGGGCCTCGCGGCGTTCGCCGTCGGCGCGGTGTACGGATCGCTCGCCGACAGCGCGGCCGACGTGATCGTCGCGCGCATCGTCATGGGTGTGGGCGCCGCCGTCATCATGCCCGCGACCCTGTCGTTGCTCGTCGCGATGTTCCCCGTGCGCGAGCGTGCCCGGGCGATCGCGGCCTGGGCGGCCACCTCGGGCCTTGCCATCGCCCTCGGCCCCCTGCTCGCCGGATGGCTCCTCGAATCGAACTCGTGGGGGTCGACCTTCCTCATCAACGTGCCGATCGCGGCGTTCGCCGCGATCGCGGCCGTGATCCTCGTACCCGCATCGAAGGCGGACGATCTCACCCGCACCGATTGGATCGGCGGCGCACTGTCGGTCCTCGCCCTCGGTGGGATCGTCTACGCGATCATCGAAGGCTTCCACTTCGGTTGGGGCACCGAGGTGATCGCGACCACGGTCGGTTCGGTGGTCGCCGCGGTTCTCTTCGTCGTATGGGAACTGCGCCATCCCCGGCCGCTGCTGGATCTGCACCGCGTCGCGGACCGGACCGTCGGCGGGGCGTGCGTCGCGGTGCTGTTGCTCTTCCTCGTCGCGTTCGGAGCCATCTACTTCGTCGCCCAGCAGTTCCAGTTCGTGCTGGGCTACGGCCCACTCGAGACGGGTCTGCGTCTGCTCCCGCTTGCGGTGACGGTCTCGCTGGGTGCGGCGCTGAGCGGCCGGCTCGCCCCTCGCCTGGGCGCGCGGATCCTCGTCGGCGCGGGCATGATCGCCGCCGCGGCAGGCATCCTCGCCCTCACCGTCACGGACACCGGCTCCGGTTTCACGCCCTTCCTGATCTCGTTGCTGCTGCTGGGACTGGGCATCGGCCTGGCCACACCACCGTCCACCGACCTCATCATGGGCGGCTTCCCCGACTCGGATCTCGGAGCGGCGGGCGGATTGAACGACACCGCAGTGGAATTCGGCGGCTCGCTGGGCATCGCCGTGCTCGGCTCGATCCTCGCGACCACCTATCACCGCGAGATCTCCGGTTTCCTCGACGGATTGCCGTTGGCGGATCTGACGGGCCCGATGGCCGATCAGGCGGCGATGGCCATCGAGGCGTCCGGCGACTCGGTGGGCGGCGCGGCGATTGTCGCGGAGGAACTCGCGGCCAATCCGTTCGCGGCGTCGTACGCCCAGCCTCTGCTCGACGCGTCGTCCGCGGCGTTCGCGCAGGCGATCTCGTCCGCGAGTCTCGTCGCCGGCATCGTCCTGCTCCTCGGCGCCGCGACGGTCACGGCGCTACTCCCCCGCGGACTCCGCGCCCGCTCCCGCAGCGATGCCGAGGTCGGCGACTGA